In a single window of the Nicotiana tomentosiformis chromosome 10, ASM39032v3, whole genome shotgun sequence genome:
- the LOC138899782 gene encoding uncharacterized protein: MDRLAAENKIVQAQPLSTASQLQGIKEKSVVQARTIEELEARLVSELAKAKSDAEEAKANADAFVAVYQADAEAAQVQAREVSETAKTRAQWVGELAKCRSRRETLEEIHARGFDLTKEIKRAKELKADAEALASDDDDDGSKSGSDSGEEHDGEETTPGDNQET, from the coding sequence ATGGACCGTCTTGCTGCAGAAAACAAAATTGTTCAGGCCCAACCATTATCGACTGCAAGCCAACTTCAAGGCATAAAGGAGAAGAGCGTGGTTCAAGCGAGAACAATAGAGgaactcgaggctcggttggtctccgaacttgccaaggccaaatctgatgcGGAGGAAGCAAAGGCTAatgcggatgcattcgtggccgtctatcaggccgatgctgaagctgctcaagtACAGGCAAGAGAGGTATCCGAGACCGCTAAAACTCGAGCACAGTGGGTTGGCGAACTTGCTAAATGCCGATCTCGAAGGGAGACTCTTGAGGAGATTcacgctcgaggttttgatctcaccaaagagataaaaagggctaaagagctcaaagccgatgctgaagccttggcttccgatgatgacgatgatgggagcaagagcgggtccgataGCGGGGAGGAGCACGATGGAGAAGAGACAACCcccggagataaccaagaaacttag